The Paracoccus sp. MC1862 genome includes a window with the following:
- a CDS encoding thiosulfate oxidation carrier protein SoxY, giving the protein MSDLDRRGLLMGGAALAGMAALGLRPALAQSSLAMPQLDSALAEDLAAEFAGGATPLTEGLALDLPALGDNPAAVPVRVHVTEPITEDSWCEEIIVIAELNPLPFACRFRFTPATGSADVAVRLRLIGTMPVRALARMNDGRVLVARQEITVAAGGCGL; this is encoded by the coding sequence GTGTCTGACCTTGACCGGCGCGGGTTGCTGATGGGCGGCGCGGCGCTTGCCGGCATGGCGGCGCTGGGCCTGCGCCCGGCGCTGGCGCAAAGCTCGCTGGCGATGCCGCAGCTCGACTCGGCCCTGGCCGAAGACCTCGCGGCCGAGTTCGCAGGCGGCGCCACGCCCCTGACCGAAGGGCTGGCGCTGGACCTGCCCGCGCTGGGCGACAACCCCGCCGCCGTGCCGGTGCGCGTCCATGTGACCGAACCGATCACTGAGGACTCGTGGTGCGAGGAGATCATCGTCATCGCCGAACTGAACCCCCTGCCCTTCGCCTGCCGCTTCCGCTTCACCCCCGCCACCGGCTCGGCCGACGTGGCGGTGCGGCTGCGGCTGATCGGGACCATGCCGGTGCGGGCGCTGGCGCGGATGAACGACGGCCGGGTGCTGGTCGCGCGGCAGGAAATCACCGTCGCCGCCGGCGGCTGCGGATTGTAA